The sequence below is a genomic window from Desulforamulus hydrothermalis Lam5 = DSM 18033.
GTTCGGAAATCCAGGTATACCTACCATTTGTTAGAAAACGCCCAAGAATTTACGGTCAGCATCCCTGTCAAAAAAGATTTGAAAAAAGCTCTGGCTTTTTGCGGTACTAAATCAGGCCGCGAATTTGATAAATTTAAGGAATGCAAGCTCACCCCGGAACCCGGGAAAGTAGTCAACACGCCGGTTATCGGTGAATGTGATTTGCACTATGAGTGCAAGGTTATCTACCGGCAGTCCATGGAACCTGCTTTGGTGGCAGAAAACATTAAGAAACTGGCCTACGCCAAAGGCGACTACCACGTTATGTACTACGGTGAAATTGTAGCTTGTTACGTTAAGGAGTAGATTTAATAGCGGCACTGAAACAATACATATATATATATGTTGGAAGTTAATGCAAATGTAAGCCGGTCCGAGGACCGGTTTTTGTTTTATAAAAAATATGGAATATTCTGCATAATAAAGAGGAAAATTATAGAAAAAGGAGAATTGTAATTTAAATTTATTTCCCATTTACAAGGGGGCTATATATCTTGCTTGAGCGTTTCAAACTGGTCAAGTATGAAGTGGTGCTAAAGGCGGGAGCAGACGGGCTGGTTCTTCCACCTTACAAGGGGAGTACCCTGCGGGGGGGCTTTGGCAGTGCCTTTCAGCGTATTGCCTGTGCCCAGCGTAATAATATCTGCAAGAATTGTTTATTAAAAACATCATGTCCTTATGTTTACATTTTTGAAACCACCCCGGCACCCGGTGGGCAGGCCTTACGCAACTACGAATCTATTCCCAGACCATTTATCCTTGAACCGCCCCTTGATACCAAAACCCACTATGCAGCTGGGGAACAACTTACTTTTAACCTTATTCTTGTGGGTAAAGCCATTGAATACTTACCTTACTTTATAGTCAGTTTTAAAGAATTGGGCCGCTATGGCATGGGAAAAGGTCGCAAAGAATTTGCTTTACAAGAAATAAGAACAGTCAACCCATTAACCGGGCAAACGGAAGCAATTTACGCCGAGCCGGATTATCTGATTAAACCGCACAAGTTTGAAATTACCGGAGCAGATTTTAAGGCAACCGAATTTTCCAGGTCCGGTAAACTTACAATTAATTATAAAACCATGACCAGGCTTAAGTTTGCTGATGAATATGTTGAAAGAATTGAATTTCATATTTTGATCAGAAACCTGCTGCGCCGCATTTCGTCCCTGGCCTATTTTCACCACAATTGGGAAATAGAGGCGGACTTTGCCAGCCTTATCGAAAAGGCAAGCAAAGTAAAAATTATTCAGGATAATACTCGCTGGGTAGATTGGGAACGTTATTCCAGCCGGCAAGACAGCCGAATTAATTTGGGAGGAGTTGTGGGGGAAGTAACCTATCAGGGTGATATAGAAGAATTTTTACCGCTGATCTTGTTAGGTCAATACATCCATGTGGGTAAGGCTGCAGTATTTGGGATGGGTTGGTATGAGGTTCAAGGAGGTGAACTGTGATCGAAACTAAGATACAATACACCGGCCACTTTTTCGTTGATGCGGGAATTGCGGTGATGGAGCATTACCTTCAAAAAGAATGTCAATCTTTTAGCCAAGAAGACCTAGACAAAGCAGCCCAGTGGCTAACTGTTTTGTACCAAAGAAAAGATATAAAAGGTTATCTTACTATTCATTTTCCCAACTCTGGATGGTGTAATGCCACAATTTCTACAGAAAAAAAGGCAGAATACCAAGAAAAAGTTTTAAAATCATATTTATTAAAACCAATCGGAGAAAGGGAGTGTGTTTATTGCCACAGGCCGGCCCAGTTCCTGGCCGACCGGCAGCATATTCCACTTCTGACCGGCATGACTACCATCATTACTTCACCGGGAGGGGTTCCGGGACTGCCGGTATGTGGTTACTGTCTTATGGCTGTGCAATTTTATCCCCTGGCTACTCTAAAATGTCAGGGTAAGCCTCTTTTTTGGTGGACTCCGGAACCGCAACTGTTAAGCGAACTCACAGGCGAATATTTCCGGCAATTAATGCAGTTGCTGGCCGGAGGCAGTGAGAAGTTAGTAAATCTTGATTGGCCAAGAACCATGCTATTAAATACTGCTTCTAGGGTGTTAGATACTTACGGCGATGATAAGCCTTTGGCGGACTGTATCGGGTTACATGTAACCAACTATGGAGCAGGACCCGATTATCATCAGTATCGCATTCCGAAGGAGCTGCTGGAATTTTTGTCTGAAATTAAAGTCATGGAACAAGAAGTCAGGGATGCGCACCAGTATATCATTCAAAAGGCATGGGAAAAGGAGAAAAAAGCCGGCGACAAAATAAATTCTGAAAACAATAGTACCGGAATAACCAGGAATTTTTACTTTGAAGCTTTAGTTAAGGCATTTGAAGATGTAGATTGGCAAAAAAATATAAGAGGCATAGTTGGGGAATTTCACCTAAAAACTAAACCTGAAGAATTTCATTACAATAGCTTTAAATTAACCAGATTCTTTCTTGAAAAGGTGGGGGGCATGGAAAAACAAAGATTAGATATTATTAAAAAAATTGCTGACCAAATCGCAAATCATCTAATTATTGGCAATAATGAAAAGAAATGGCTGAATGATTTATATTTTCGAGAATCTAAACCATCTCACTTTACGGGGTATTTAATTAAGGCGCAAAAAAGTTTAGCGGAAAAAGGGCAATCATTTACCTTTGAAGATGTTTTAATAATGCTTGATATTTACTCCATTGATGATGCGGGAGTAAAAGACTTCTGGTTAGTGCGGGACCTGTTTTTAATTAGACTACTTGAGATAATTGGCAAGCATAAGCGAGATTTACTGGAAGATCTTCAGTTTGCGGATGAAGATGAAATAGAAGGATGTAATTAGGAGGTAATAATAATGAGTTTTCTTTCCGGGTTATTTCTGTTGGATTGTCCGGCATCTGCATTAAACAATGCCGGCAAAATTGAAGGGTCAAGAACTGATAACACAGTTGCAGTAAAGCAAATTAAAACAAGAGAAGGAATATATCCGTATGTTTCTGCACAAGCATTTCGTTATTGGTGGAGGGAAGCCCTTAAGGAAGTCCCTGGTTGGACATCCTCTCCCATTTTTCGAGAAGGTAAGATTGCTTATACCGATGCTAACCCTTTACTTTATGCAGAAGATGATTGTTTTGGTTATATGAGGGCTCCCTCCAAAAAAGCCGATGCTAAAAAGAGCAGAGAAGAAAATAATTTACTGGCAGAGGCAACTCCTGTAGAAAATAATGTGGTTTTAACCCGGCAGTCACCTTTAAAAGTTAGTACGCTTGTTTCTCTCGGACCTTTAAGAGAAGTTACCACAGATTTTGGAGTGATGTCACGACATGAGGGGGATGCAGTACCCTTTGAACACGAATTCTACAGAAGTACACTGCAGGGCTTGTTTTCACTTGATCTCAGGGCAGTGGGCCGCTTTTATCATATTGACAGGACAGGCTTCCGGCATATTGATCAACCCAGAATAAAGCAAGCACAAGAAATGGGTTTGCAGGAGTACGATAATGGCAAAGCATACCAACTTTCTTTAGACCAGAGATATGAAAGAATTAAACAACTATTACAGGGCTTTTCTAAAATTAACGGGGGTGCCAAACTGTCAATACATTACACTGATGTATCACCGAAATTTATTATTATAGCTGTTGCAAAAGGTGGTAATCATCTTTTCTCAACTTCTGTAGGGACAGACAGCAAAGGATTGCCCGAAATTAAAAATGAAGCTATAAAAGAAGCAGCCAGAGTATTCAAAGATGAAATAATTAGCGGTATTTATGTTGGCCTGCCATATGGTTATTTAGATGCCCAGAGAGAAAAATTAATTCAAACATTATCTGAAATTACTAAGTTGGATGATTATGGTTTCCGAAAAACATTTTTAGGGCATCCCAAAGAAGTTATAGACAAGTTTTTGAAAGATTTAGAGGAGAACAAGGAAGTATGGCTAGTCTAGAAAAAGTACTCAAAATAAAGATTAGTGCATTAACATCCTCATTCAGATACCCTTTTGTTATGATTGGACGCTTGCCAACGTATGTAATGCCACCACCGGCAACCATTTATGGTAATCTTTGTGGGGTTTTAGGAGAATGGTTTGACCCGTCCGGTTTAGAGTTTGCTTATACTTTTTCTCATCGGGGAATTGGTGAGGATGTCGAGTTGGCGCATGTTTTAGAAGTATCTACCGGTAAAAAAGACAAGAAACTTGGCAACTTACCTAAAAATGTTGAGGGTAGTCTTAACCCTCAAAAACGTCAGTTTTTGTTAAAACCTAACATGACCTTGTATCTTCGAGGTCCCCATCATTTATTGGAACACTTAAAAGCAGGTTTTTTGAGTCCTAGGTTTGCTTATTTATTGGGGCGCAGCCAGGATTTAGCAACTTGTCATTCTGTAGAATATATAGAATTATTTGAAAGCAACCGGGCTTTTTTCTCGCACACTTTACTTCCCTGGCGTTTAAGACAATACGTTCTGGTCGGAGAGCCGGTACATATGCCTATGGTTATTAATTACCATAAAATGAGGGAACCGGCTTTTGAAAGATATTTGCAGATTACTGATAAAGCATTGCGTATTTTTGGGGAAGGATTAGAGGAAGATATAATTTCCCGTTCAGAGTTTAACAATTTACTAATAGACAAAACAGAAAAAAAGACATTTTTGGGCCGAGAACTATATCGTGGCTTATGGTTTCACCCGATTAAAGGAATAGATCAAAATGTATAAAGCTGAGGTAAAACAAGCACTGGCGGATGTTTGGGCGAAAAGTAAAGATAGCTCCGGAGAAACCGGGCTATCTTTACTTCAACATACCGATAATGTTGTTAAGCAAATGGGACAGTTCTTAGTGCTTTACGAAAAAGAATTAAAGCAGTTATCTGAAATTAACTTACCAAGAATTCTGCTCTATGGAGCTTTAATGCACGACTTTGGCAAAATACATCCGGGGTTTCAAAATATGCTGATAACAGGGAAAAAATATGGCCACCGGCATGAAATTCTAAGCCTTGGTTTTCTGGAATTTTTAGATATCCCAGAGGAAGAAAAATCTTATTTAGCTGCTGCCATTGCTTTTCATCATAAAGGCTGGTTAGATCTAACACAGCGTTCACCCAGCTATTTTATGCCTAAAGTGCCATTTGAAAAAATTAATACCATACAAGAATTGCTTGAGGGGCTACAATTACACCATATACAAGGTTTATATTTACTTTTGCAAAATGCCGAACAGTATTTTCTTGATCTGACGGGTATTAAAATATCACCATACACTGTTAAAAATAATAAACTTACACCGGAAGGAATTTATAAAAACCTATTTATTATTCATCAATTAATAAATTCTTTTATATCCGGCCAAGGATTTAGGCGAAAAATTAACCGATCTGTTTGTCACTATGCTACCATTACCAGAGGGTTTATCTTATCTGCGGACCACTTAGCCAGTGCCAAACCTATGAAATTAATTCCGGGGTTTGTATCAATAAATCAAGTACTTAAAGGATTGAAAAGAAATTATGAATTACTTTATCATCATCAAAAAGAACTGAGTACCTTAAACGGTAGTCAAATATTAATAGCACCTACCGGTTCCGGTAAAACTGAAGCAGCATTACTATGGGCAGGTTCTGTTCGGGAGAAGAAAAAAACTCGGGGTAGACTATTTTTTATACTACCATATAGAGCCAGCATTAATGCCATGGTAATAAGGTTGCAGAGGATTTTTGGAGAAAAATCAACTGCTGCTGTTCATGGGAAAACATTAGTACAATGCTATATGGAGTTGATGGAGAAAGGTTATACCCACAAGGAAGCACAAAAGGTAGCACGCTATCAGGAATCATTGAGCAGGTTAAATACTACGCCAATTAGGGTATGTACACCATACCAATTATTAAAAACCTTTTTTGCCCCGAAAGGTTACGAGGCTTTAATCTGTTCTTCTTTGGGAGCTCAACTGGTCTTTGATGAAATTCATGCCTATGATCCGGAAGTAACCGCTATGTCATTAGTAACAGCAAAATATATGAAAAACGTTATGGATGCTGAATGTTTATTTATGAGTGCCACTATGCCTGCCCACTTAAGAGAGGTGCTGTATAAGGAATTTTCATTAGTAAAGTCTGTAGTGCCGCCACTTGACTATTATAAAACGAGACACCGATTACGCCTAATTGATAACAGTATTATGGAAGAAAAAGCAATTGAACAGATTATAGAAGCTTCTAAACAGGGTTCAGTATTAGTTGTTGCCAACCGGGTATCGAGGGCAATCATTATAGGTAAAAGATTATGTGAAGCGGGTTTGACCGATGTTAAGATAATTCATGGAAGATTTTGTCCAAAAGATAGAAGTAAAAAAGAGGAGGAACTGCAGCCCAGACCCGGTAAAGTGTTGATATCCACTCAAGTGGTTGAAGTATCGCTTGATATTGACTATGATACTGTTTTTACCGAGCTTGCACCTCTTGAATCTTTATTGCAGAGGTTTGGTCGAGTGAATAGAAAAGGTCAAAAAAAAATCCCCAGCATTGTTAACGTATTTACCAATTTTGATAATAACATTAACCCTTTTAGTCCTTATCAAAAAGAGCATTTACATCAGGTCCTAACTGTATTGCGTGAATATATAGCAAATAATCCTTCTGGGGAGATTAAAGAGTCAGAGATTCAAGAACTGTTGGATAAAAGTTACCCACAATATTTAAAAGGTGAACTTTTTTTTCAAATAACTCAAAAGATGGAGGAATTTGACCGTTATTTTATTAAGGAAATGTTACCTTTAGGAGTAATGGAAAACGATAAAATAAAAAAATTAACACAAGCATGGGATGATCTTTTTGATGGTAAGGAAGTACTTCCATATGTATTCCTTGATGAAGCCAGACAAGCCGCTACCCCTTTGGATATTAATAATTTATTGGTTACTATTTCAAATAAACAACTTGCCAAACTAAAAAAAGAAGAAAAGGTCTGGTGGGATGAAAAATTAAAGCAATATATTACAAATTGCGAATACAATTATGAATATGGGCTAATAATTTAGTATGTTGTGAATAGAGTTAATAATAAAAGGCAATCCTATAGCCAAAACTTACCAGCGGTGATATTGTTGGAACATCCCAGTGAAGTATATGTATATAACTACGGATCATTTTTAGGTAAAAAATCAGAACGGTTGGTAGTAAAAGAAAAAGGCCAGGTAGTGCTGGAAGTACCCTTTTACGAATTGCAAAACATCATTATTGAAACATCCGGCGCCAGTATATCTACAGACTGTATCCAAGAGTGTATGCAAAGGGGTATTCCCATCAGCTTGTTGTCATCCACCGGGAAGCCATATGCTACCATAATTTCGCCATATCTTACCGGCACCGTAATAACCCGCCGTGCCCAATATGAATCATATAAAGACAAGCGAGGCATTCAAATAGTAAAACTGTTTGTTGAGGGTAAACTGAAAAACCAGGCCAACACGTTAAAATATTTTGCTAAATACCGTAAGGGTGCGGATGGTCAACTGTTTAGTAATATTCAATACCTGATTGAAAAAATAAATGTAATAGCTAAAGAGCTTAACAGCGTTTCCGGCAAATGTATCGATGATGTCAGGGGGCACATAATGTCTATTGAAGGCCGGGTGGGGAATCTATACTGGCAGGGCATTAAATTGCTAACTGCCAGCAAAATTGATTTTCCAGGCCGGGAGCATGCCGGGGCAACTGACCCGATTAATTCTCTTTTGAATTACGGGTATGCCATTCTGGCTAGTAAAATTGAAAAAAGTTTGATACTGGCAGGTCTTGATCCCTATGCCGGATTTTTGCATGTAGACCGGGCAGGCAAAGAGTCCTTGGTTTATGACTTTATTGAAGAATTTCGCCAGCCGGTAGTGGATCGGGTTGTGGTAGCCATGGTCAATAAAGGTAGCTCGGTTGAAATGGAAGAAGGACAGCTATCGCTTAAAACCAGGCGTGATCTGGCCGAGAGAATAAAGGAACGGTTGGAAACGACTGAGAGGTTTCATGGGAAAAAGTACCGTTTACAAACAATCATTCAAATGCAGGCCCGAAGGATTGCTACTTTCCTTAGAGGTGAGGCTAAATACAAGCCCTATGTAAGCGGGTGGTAAACATAAAAACCTTTGTCATTTATGATATTGAGGAAGATAAAATCCGCAATAAAATATTAGAGGCCTGCCGGGATTATGGTCTTCAACATGTACAATACAGCACTTTTTTTGGGGAGCTAAACCATAACCGGAGGGAAGAACTTAAACTCAGGCTAAAGAAAACTTTAGGGTGCAAAAACGGGAAAATATTGGTTTTTCCTATCTGCGACAAAGATTTAAGACTGCTTGAAAACATATGTAACATGCCGGAGCTGCCAACCAATGATTAAATTACGGGTAACAGATATTAAGCAATATGTGTATTGTCCAAGGATTATATATTTTACCTATGTATGCCCTGTGGACAAGAAAAATACCCGCAAAATGGAATATGGTAAAGAAGCCCATATCGAGTTGGACAGGTTAGAGAAAAGGCGGACATTTAAACGTTACAATTTTAGTAATGCTGAAAGAAAATATCACACCAAGCTGTACTCGGCAAGGTTGGGCCTGGAAGGACGGCTGGATATGCTCATATTAGCAGACGGAGAAATTTTTCCGGTTGAATTCAAATATACCCGGGGAGGCCCTTCGCTTAACCACAAATACCAGCTTATGGCATACGCTATGCTGCTGGAGGATACCTATAACAAACCGGTTCGCTACGGTTTTTTACACCTGCACCCAGAGGGAAATATTTTGCCGGTAGAAATAACCCCTAATGGCCGTTTGTTTATAAAGGATATAATGGAAAAAATACGAACCCTGGTTAGTCAAGAGCGTATGCCTTCACCAACATATGGCAGAGCCAGGTGTGTAGACTGCGAATACCGAAACTTTTGCAACGATGTGAGGTAGCATGTATTTTTTATCAGATGAAGAGAAAAAGCATTTATTAAAAGGTTATTTGCCACGTTCCCGGCAAACTTATATTGTTGATGAATTGCGGGGTTGGAATTGGCATCAACCACCGCTTTTACCTCCCTATGAGTTAAAACTGGGAGCATATGAAATAGCAAATGCCTACTGTCCTTCATACAGAGATTTATATTTAAGAAGGGTTCAAAAAGTTAGAAGCCAGCCCAATTTAGCTATGTTGCGCGGTGCTTTTTTACATGATATCTTAGTTAAGGAGATAATAGCAGCCAAAAAAATTATTTATAAAACCGGTATTGCAAGTTATAAAACAATTTTTAAACAACTAGAAAAACGGGAACCATATAAGGTGCCTGACAATTTTCAGCTTAATGATAAGGAGAAGGCTTGTTTAGAAAGAGAAGCTGAGATTATTGTAAAATTTGAAAGGCAGCGGCTGACTTCAAGAATTCACGATGTCTTAGTTAAGCAGCCCTACATAGGGGAAGATTCTCTGGTTAATATTGCTGTACCGCTGGTGGTTGAACAAAAACTGGATGGTTCTTTCCTTGGGATGAGTGCTCATCTAAGTATTGATGCTTATACTTTTTCTGAGCCGATGATTTTAGATTTAAAGTTTGGTGAAAAGAAAAGTTTTCACCGATTACAGACCACCGCTTATGCGCTTGCTATGGAGGCAATATACGAATTTCCTGTTAATTTGGGCTGTATAGTTTATGCCAAAATCAAAGATGATCGACTATTTATAGAAAAAGATATTCACATCATAGATGAGGAACTTCGCCAGTGGTTTATTGAGGAAAGAGATGAAAAAATGCGCCTGGTTGAGGAAGAAATTGACCCAGGCGTAAAAGATTGTTTAGATACTTGCCCTTATTATCAATTTTGCCATTAACCTATAAAGAAGGAGAATATGAATAGCAGTTATTTTAAAAGAACTTTCGCAAAAGAAGGGGTTTTTTATGCAAGATATATATTTTCGAGAAAAAACTATTATTTTAAATTATTTTGATTGCTGCAAAGCCAGTAAAACCAAGGCCTGATAGCCATTTTCCAAAGTCGGTTACAACCATTGCCCGATAAACAAGGGGACTGAAATAATTCTAGTTCGTTAAAAAGGCAAATACCATTTTGCGTTACAACCATTGCCCGATAAACAAGGGGACTGAAATTTTATTGAAAAGAAAGTAGATAAACAAAAAGAAAAACAAGTTACAACCATTGCCCGATAAACAAGGGGACTGAAATTGATTTAAAATTAACATATTATACACTCCTTTTTTAAGTTACAACCATTGCCCGATAAACAAGGGGACTGAAATACAATATTAATAACAACAATATATTTCAGTTTTTACTGTTACAACCATTGCCCGATAAACAAGGGGACTGAAATATGTATTTTTTTGTTGTTATTATCTAACCATTGCGTTACAACCATTGCCCGATAAACAAGGGGACTGAAATACATAGTGCCAGCGGGAGACGATTTTGCCGACCTTCTTGTTACAACCATTGCCCGATAAACAAGGGGACTGAAATGAAGAATTACAAGATAGAATTAATGATTATTCTTTAAGTTACAACCATTGCCCGATAAACAAGGGGACTGAAATAAGTCTGAACATACAACTTGATCTTGTTCTGCCCACTCGTGTTACAACCATTGCCCGATAAACAAGGGGACTGAAATCCAATAGCTTTTGCGTAGTTGTCTTGCCGCCCAGCTCGGTTACAACCATTGCCCGATAAACAAGGGGACTGAAATCCTTTTATATTAACATTTGCAAACTATTTGCATATTTGTTACAACCATTGCCCGATAAACAAGGGGACTGAAATGAAAAGAAAAGTAAATGTTCAAATAGTTCAAGTGGATTTGTTACAACCATTGCCCGATAAACAAGGGGACTGAAATGAAAAGAAAAGTAAATGTTCAAATAGTTCAAGTGGATTTGTTACAACCATTGCCCGATAAACAAGGGGACTGAAATTAGAAACAGTAAAAGTAACTGTGCCAATAGATAAGTTACAACCATTGCCCGATAAACAAGGGGACTGAAATAAAAAAGTATTTGATAAATTTTATGCAATCACGTGTGGGTTACAACCATTGCCCGATAAACAAGGGGACTGAAATAAATGTGGCAGAACAGAGGAACCAGGTTACACATACCCTGTTACAACCATTGCCCGATAAACAAGGGGACTGAAATAAAACATATTCAACTTCTATATTATGAAATCTATGATGTTACAACCATTGCCCGATAAACAAGGGGACTGAAATATAAAATCCTTTTTGTTTAGTTTTCATATATTTAACATGTTACAACCATTGCCCGATAAACAAGGGGACTGAAATGTGAGATAGACAAGCTGCTTGCAGACGAAACCATCAGTTACAACCATTGCCCGATAAACAAGGGGACTGAAATATCATTGTTTCCCCCTCCACATATAATACCTATATGCGTTACAACCATTGCCCGATAAACAAGGGGACTGAAATAATCTTGGGGTCGTAACCTGATCGGCAACTTCATGCGGTTACAACCATTGCCCGATAAACAAGGGGACTGAAATAAGGAGGTTAATGCTATGCAAGATATCATCTTTAATGTTACAACCATTGCCCGATAAACAAGGGGACTGAAATCTTCACAGCGTCCTTTAGGGCCTTGTGAAGAACGTTAGTTACAACCATTGCCCGATAAACAAGGGGACTGAAATCTGAGGGTAAAGTCGGGTTGCGAATTAGTCTCAATAAGTTACAACCATTGCCCGATAAACAAGGGGACTGAAATAAGTAGATATCAGAAGTTAAGACGCTGCGGACAGAAGTTACAACCATTGCCCGATAAACAAGGGGACTGAAATATACATACAACATCAAGAAGTCAGAAGTGCTTGGAAGCGTTACAACCATTGCCCGATAAACAAGGGGACTGAAATATGAAGGGTTTTAAGCCTTTCACATTTTCTGCGACCGTTACAACCATTGCCCGATAAACAAGGGGACTGAAATTGTA
It includes:
- a CDS encoding flavin reductase family protein yields the protein MKEDVKYNDHLKELLEQLPKGAFLTVKDGDKLNTMTIGWGTVGFIWQKPVFVVMVRKSRYTYHLLENAQEFTVSIPVKKDLKKALAFCGTKSGREFDKFKECKLTPEPGKVVNTPVIGECDLHYECKVIYRQSMEPALVAENIKKLAYAKGDYHVMYYGEIVACYVKE
- the cas6 gene encoding CRISPR system precrRNA processing endoribonuclease RAMP protein Cas6; amino-acid sequence: MLERFKLVKYEVVLKAGADGLVLPPYKGSTLRGGFGSAFQRIACAQRNNICKNCLLKTSCPYVYIFETTPAPGGQALRNYESIPRPFILEPPLDTKTHYAAGEQLTFNLILVGKAIEYLPYFIVSFKELGRYGMGKGRKEFALQEIRTVNPLTGQTEAIYAEPDYLIKPHKFEITGADFKATEFSRSGKLTINYKTMTRLKFADEYVERIEFHILIRNLLRRISSLAYFHHNWEIEADFASLIEKASKVKIIQDNTRWVDWERYSSRQDSRINLGGVVGEVTYQGDIEEFLPLILLGQYIHVGKAAVFGMGWYEVQGGEL
- the cas7i gene encoding type I-B CRISPR-associated protein Cas7/Cst2/DevR, whose translation is MSFLSGLFLLDCPASALNNAGKIEGSRTDNTVAVKQIKTREGIYPYVSAQAFRYWWREALKEVPGWTSSPIFREGKIAYTDANPLLYAEDDCFGYMRAPSKKADAKKSREENNLLAEATPVENNVVLTRQSPLKVSTLVSLGPLREVTTDFGVMSRHEGDAVPFEHEFYRSTLQGLFSLDLRAVGRFYHIDRTGFRHIDQPRIKQAQEMGLQEYDNGKAYQLSLDQRYERIKQLLQGFSKINGGAKLSIHYTDVSPKFIIIAVAKGGNHLFSTSVGTDSKGLPEIKNEAIKEAARVFKDEIISGIYVGLPYGYLDAQREKLIQTLSEITKLDDYGFRKTFLGHPKEVIDKFLKDLEENKEVWLV
- the cas5 gene encoding CRISPR-associated protein Cas5; the encoded protein is MASLEKVLKIKISALTSSFRYPFVMIGRLPTYVMPPPATIYGNLCGVLGEWFDPSGLEFAYTFSHRGIGEDVELAHVLEVSTGKKDKKLGNLPKNVEGSLNPQKRQFLLKPNMTLYLRGPHHLLEHLKAGFLSPRFAYLLGRSQDLATCHSVEYIELFESNRAFFSHTLLPWRLRQYVLVGEPVHMPMVINYHKMREPAFERYLQITDKALRIFGEGLEEDIISRSEFNNLLIDKTEKKTFLGRELYRGLWFHPIKGIDQNV
- a CDS encoding CRISPR-associated helicase/endonuclease Cas3 is translated as MYKAEVKQALADVWAKSKDSSGETGLSLLQHTDNVVKQMGQFLVLYEKELKQLSEINLPRILLYGALMHDFGKIHPGFQNMLITGKKYGHRHEILSLGFLEFLDIPEEEKSYLAAAIAFHHKGWLDLTQRSPSYFMPKVPFEKINTIQELLEGLQLHHIQGLYLLLQNAEQYFLDLTGIKISPYTVKNNKLTPEGIYKNLFIIHQLINSFISGQGFRRKINRSVCHYATITRGFILSADHLASAKPMKLIPGFVSINQVLKGLKRNYELLYHHQKELSTLNGSQILIAPTGSGKTEAALLWAGSVREKKKTRGRLFFILPYRASINAMVIRLQRIFGEKSTAAVHGKTLVQCYMELMEKGYTHKEAQKVARYQESLSRLNTTPIRVCTPYQLLKTFFAPKGYEALICSSLGAQLVFDEIHAYDPEVTAMSLVTAKYMKNVMDAECLFMSATMPAHLREVLYKEFSLVKSVVPPLDYYKTRHRLRLIDNSIMEEKAIEQIIEASKQGSVLVVANRVSRAIIIGKRLCEAGLTDVKIIHGRFCPKDRSKKEEELQPRPGKVLISTQVVEVSLDIDYDTVFTELAPLESLLQRFGRVNRKGQKKIPSIVNVFTNFDNNINPFSPYQKEHLHQVLTVLREYIANNPSGEIKESEIQELLDKSYPQYLKGELFFQITQKMEEFDRYFIKEMLPLGVMENDKIKKLTQAWDDLFDGKEVLPYVFLDEARQAATPLDINNLLVTISNKQLAKLKKEEKVWWDEKLKQYITNCEYNYEYGLII
- the cas1 gene encoding CRISPR-associated endonuclease Cas1, with product MILLEHPSEVYVYNYGSFLGKKSERLVVKEKGQVVLEVPFYELQNIIIETSGASISTDCIQECMQRGIPISLLSSTGKPYATIISPYLTGTVITRRAQYESYKDKRGIQIVKLFVEGKLKNQANTLKYFAKYRKGADGQLFSNIQYLIEKINVIAKELNSVSGKCIDDVRGHIMSIEGRVGNLYWQGIKLLTASKIDFPGREHAGATDPINSLLNYGYAILASKIEKSLILAGLDPYAGFLHVDRAGKESLVYDFIEEFRQPVVDRVVVAMVNKGSSVEMEEGQLSLKTRRDLAERIKERLETTERFHGKKYRLQTIIQMQARRIATFLRGEAKYKPYVSGW
- the cas2 gene encoding CRISPR-associated endonuclease Cas2, whose protein sequence is MVNIKTFVIYDIEEDKIRNKILEACRDYGLQHVQYSTFFGELNHNRREELKLRLKKTLGCKNGKILVFPICDKDLRLLENICNMPELPTND
- the cas4 gene encoding CRISPR-associated protein Cas4 → MIKLRVTDIKQYVYCPRIIYFTYVCPVDKKNTRKMEYGKEAHIELDRLEKRRTFKRYNFSNAERKYHTKLYSARLGLEGRLDMLILADGEIFPVEFKYTRGGPSLNHKYQLMAYAMLLEDTYNKPVRYGFLHLHPEGNILPVEITPNGRLFIKDIMEKIRTLVSQERMPSPTYGRARCVDCEYRNFCNDVR
- the cas4a gene encoding type I-A CRISPR-associated protein Cas4/Csa1, which encodes MYFLSDEEKKHLLKGYLPRSRQTYIVDELRGWNWHQPPLLPPYELKLGAYEIANAYCPSYRDLYLRRVQKVRSQPNLAMLRGAFLHDILVKEIIAAKKIIYKTGIASYKTIFKQLEKREPYKVPDNFQLNDKEKACLEREAEIIVKFERQRLTSRIHDVLVKQPYIGEDSLVNIAVPLVVEQKLDGSFLGMSAHLSIDAYTFSEPMILDLKFGEKKSFHRLQTTAYALAMEAIYEFPVNLGCIVYAKIKDDRLFIEKDIHIIDEELRQWFIEERDEKMRLVEEEIDPGVKDCLDTCPYYQFCH